The segment CAGAAACAGACCTCCCCATCAAATTCTTCAGCCGCGAAGACTGGAATGCCACTCCGGCATCACATATGACACCTTTGTCAACACCAGTAGCTTACGTAGTGGTACATCATACGTACCTCCCTCCAGCTTGCAACTCTCATGAGGAGTGCGTTACTGCCATGAGGGGAATGCAGAATTACCACAATTCTCTAGGATGGGGTGATATTGGTTATAAGTACGTGAATTATCTTTTATGTCCAAAAGAATGACTTTAACCAAGAGTATTCTTATATgtgagtggtagtgccatgttgggtcctaaCTGACACAACCGAAGTAGGCGCTTCCCActgaaaccggcgtgaaatagagtctttgccgctgtgtttcgtccgaaATGGGGCATCAGAAAGAAGAGGATCTCGGAATGGGGAGTATTGAGGCAACCGccaatggacatccgcaacaataggtgtcaagagatgcgttgccggcttaCAAGGGAGTATGCGCTATGATAGAACACTGAAAGACATGATTTATGCCGATCTTTTAAATTCGTCATTATAAATACTGCATTGGGGAGATTTAGCTACTAGAGAGTAGAGTGACAGATCTTTACTAATGTGACTGTTTCAGTTTTTGCATAGGAAGCGATGGTGGTGTGTATGAAGGCCGAGGATGGGAGAACAAGGGGATTCACGCTGGGCCTGCCAACGGTGTTAGTGTGGGCATCTGTCTTATTGGCGACTGGAGAGGTTTGTTTGATCACATTTTTTCGGTAACAGCCGTCGAACGACGACCATTTCTTTCTTCATCCCCCAACGACAGATGACCGCGCTTATATTTGCTATGCCAACGGTAGAATATTGCCTTCATCCACATTTGAAGCCGATGAAATGACTCTTCTGATTTAAAACCACATTTGGAACCATAAAAAACCATTGCACGAAAATGTTCACGAGGCAGATCTATTTTTCAATGAGACACAATAACTCAGTTAAGCTCTCGAAAAATTTTACTTGCATAAATTACAATTAGGGCTTCatacatataaacttttttttgcaAAACTTTCTGAGTGGgctgatattatttttactacgcaGAAAACCAAATGTTTTCTGCattcaatcaaatattttttttttcatttaatgtcTTATCATGCAAATGCAAATCATATCCATATCATGAAAACCAGTGATAGgatccttagcacaggatgccggctagattatgggtaccaaaacggcgcctatttctgccgtgaagcagtaatgtgtagtgattgtgtttcggtcggaagggcgccgtagctagtgaaattactgagcaaatgagactatcttatgtgtcaaggtgaaaagcgcagttgtagtaccgctcagaatttttggggattttcaagaatcctgagcggcactgcattgtaatgggcagggcttatcaaataccatcagctgaacgtcctgctcgtcttgtctcttattttcataaaaaatcgtaaccataaaaccaatatattatgCTGACGGTACAGGCTCAATAAGAAGTCATTTGTAATCCCATCATGCACGTGAATAATACACAATAAATTACAGATTATATGCGTTCGCTCAACTGCTCataaaatctttatatttatagCGTAATCGAATACATCTCTAGTTAAGCGTGATTTAATCATAAAAACATGACCCTGAATGAGAATGTATGCTATTCTAATTGCCGCGACCTCCCTGAGGCAACATTTATGTTATGAGCATTGACCTGTGACctgtgtcatccaagataggcttgtaacaTAGTAATAGGtcgtgcttgagtcgtgaggaggcgataGGTGAGAGCGGGTCACGGCgtgcggaaggacaccgattctaaaattaattacacttattaacacagaatataatattgtttacaaataaaattaaaaataacataaaattcaactaacaattaaatttaaacaatgtcaaaagtaataagaaaattttaaatatacacagaTGTTGATACAACATACGAATCAAAGTTGTCTCAACCATTGTCAATGGtcgtcaaaaaaaataacacaatagATTAGTCAAATAGAacaattcttaataataatagcagaaaaaataataataaaatgataattccTGAAGAAACTATTGC is part of the Leptidea sinapis chromosome 13, ilLepSina1.1, whole genome shotgun sequence genome and harbors:
- the LOC126967794 gene encoding peptidoglycan-recognition protein LB-like, with the translated sequence MSFYYLILYFICTLCTIYSHPSTKKTDLPIKFFSREDWNATPASHMTPLSTPVAYVVVHHTYLPPACNSHEECVTAMRGMQNYHNSLGWGDIGYNFCIGSDGGVYEGRGWENKGIHAGPANGVSVGICLIGDWRVSSPPEEMIAATLALIEIGVARGSIKADYKVIGHSQAMKTECPGAALSNIISKWEHFSNTFTRDNKRL